A section of the Flavobacterium sp. J372 genome encodes:
- a CDS encoding OsmC family peroxiredoxin — MKRNATAVWNGSLKEGAGKISTQSGVLDNTQYSFKTRFESGVGTNPEELIAAAHAGCFTMQLTAYINEAGYEVGEISTKCDVDFKDGSVVSSHLTLTAKVERIEDSEFQELVTKAEKNCPISRLLNTEISSSATLA, encoded by the coding sequence ATGAAAAGAAACGCTACAGCCGTTTGGAACGGCTCTCTGAAAGAAGGCGCAGGTAAAATATCAACACAAAGCGGTGTACTTGATAATACCCAATATTCGTTTAAAACACGTTTTGAATCGGGCGTAGGCACTAATCCTGAGGAACTTATCGCTGCTGCACACGCAGGATGTTTCACCATGCAGCTTACGGCATATATCAATGAGGCCGGCTATGAAGTTGGTGAAATTTCTACTAAATGTGATGTTGATTTTAAGGATGGCTCGGTTGTGAGCTCTCATCTTACCCTTACAGCAAAAGTTGAAAGGATTGAAGATTCTGAATTCCAGGAGCTTGTAACTAAAGCAGAAAAAAATTGCCCTATATCCAGGTTATTAAATACCGAGATATCTTCAAGCGCTACACTTGCTTAA
- a CDS encoding DUF1697 domain-containing protein, with translation MNTYLALLRGINVSGKKIIKMEALRTLFEAAGFTDVKTYIQSGNVIFKAKSSSKQEVASQIEKMILAEYGFDVTVLFLIHSKLKKLLTICLTPMAANRKGRGAKSCM, from the coding sequence ATGAATACATACCTGGCCTTGCTTCGCGGCATCAACGTGAGCGGAAAGAAGATAATTAAAATGGAGGCCCTGCGTACACTTTTTGAAGCGGCAGGATTTACTGATGTAAAGACCTATATACAAAGCGGAAATGTGATATTCAAAGCTAAATCATCATCAAAACAAGAAGTTGCTTCTCAAATTGAAAAGATGATATTAGCTGAATACGGCTTTGATGTAACGGTTTTGTTCTTGATTCACAGCAAGTTGAAAAAGCTATTGACAATATGCCTTACACCGATGGCCGCGAACCGGAAGGGCAGGGGAGCAAAAAGCTGTATGTAA
- a CDS encoding DinB family protein — protein sequence METTNFEIVALLLNELEQEAKTTRKMLARVPAEKFDWQPHPKSMSLMRLAVHLAELPGWVAMTMTTDGLDFENNPYEHRQVASTGELLDFFETCLAEGKAALETADEEFLSKEWVLRSGDIIHSRETKYEVIRMSISQTIHHRAQLGVYLRLLDVPIPGSYGPSADDIAF from the coding sequence ATGGAAACTACCAATTTTGAAATTGTTGCATTATTGCTAAATGAACTGGAGCAGGAAGCCAAAACAACCCGTAAAATGCTGGCGCGCGTTCCTGCAGAAAAGTTTGACTGGCAGCCGCACCCGAAAAGCATGAGCCTAATGAGGCTTGCAGTACACCTTGCAGAACTTCCTGGTTGGGTTGCCATGACGATGACTACAGATGGACTTGATTTTGAAAACAATCCATACGAACATAGGCAGGTTGCCAGCACGGGTGAATTGCTTGACTTTTTTGAAACTTGCCTGGCAGAAGGAAAAGCAGCGCTTGAAACTGCCGATGAAGAATTTCTTAGTAAAGAATGGGTACTGCGTAGCGGAGACATCATCCATAGCAGGGAGACTAAATATGAGGTGATACGTATGTCAATATCACAAACGATACACCACAGGGCACAGCTCGGAGTTTACCTCAGGCTGCTTGATGTGCCTATTCCCGGCAGTTACGGCCCAAGTGCCGATGATATTGCCTTTTGA